Within the Heterodontus francisci isolate sHetFra1 chromosome 28, sHetFra1.hap1, whole genome shotgun sequence genome, the region GACCAGAACAgaggaaaatccatattcacatgtcagaaactgacaggaacagaaagaacacacactcacataccagaaattggcacacagaataaaattcacacgcGCATTTCAGAAATTAACTTTACAGATGAAAATCCACAATCATACAGCAGAAAGTGAGATGTACAATTAAACCCAGCTTCTGACACGTGAGGCTAACACACACAGAgtaaaaacaatgctcatgtcacgtaccagaaacaggcagatgcagatcacaacccacactcacatatcagaTACTGGCAGTTACCGTGTAAAATAACTCTTAATGATCACTGACAGGGATATGATACACTCCACATTCATTCATCAGAAAattacagatacagataataaacagtacttacataAAACAGATTGGCAGGAACAGGTTAAAACATACCATCATATATAGATGTCTGATAGGTACAGAATACAGTCGaggcctccaaaccagagactgacatgtcgagTGAAAACTAGACTCACctgtcatcaattaacatgtgcagtgtGAAGCTATACAAACATATTACTGACTAACAAGTACAGAGGCAAAATCAAACAACCTTCCatagcagaaactgacaggtacagattaaaCTCCAAATTCACATATCGGACACTAACAAAGAGAAAGGCCCAGACTTCCATAAGTTTAgtttcaataattaataagtacattatttAGAAACCCCGGTTGTGTcggaaccctcagtctcactctttaacacctcacactgaaaaTCCACACTCCTCTTTTGTCTCCCACGAATCGGGACCAATTTATAATGCGAGATGCGTTTTTTCTAACATTGATCTGAAATGTATCCGGTTACAGAATGTTGTGAATGAGACTTTTTGCCTGCCGGTTACAGACTGTTTTAAAACAGGACAGAGAATGAAGCCGAATAGATGTCGGATTGGAAAAGCGAAACTGGAacttgtgagaaaatgtgaaataatACAATATGGGGGATATTTTTACATCCCTGTCGTAAGGCTATATGATCTATTAACGTGATCTGTAGTGAAGCCGCTCCTTGTTTTACAAATctgttggcgggcttttcaaatttgaaaaagaaGCTGTTTGGAGTCTGCCAATCCTGAGCGGTTATTTTCCGCCCTATTAACGTGATGCCTCCGGATTGGTGAACTAAGCAACTATCTGATTGGTAACATGAACAACACAATGAGAAGCTGCacagagtgaccaatcaccagTGTCCTCACTATCATTCATCCAGAAGGGATAAGTGGACGGATTTGATCATTCTtcctgaactgttttgtaatgtagtttttacagatttttatgatgaaagatttttttttggaGGGGGCGGGTGGGGTGTTAATGTTTGGAAGAGGGGAAAACCGGTGGTAACCCTCAGTCCaaagccaagtctcactcctctcagtctggactgcagttcccggttgtTCGTGTTCACTGGCTCCCGAGAAATAGGGAacgatgctgagcgtgtgggtgccggagccccggtctatctggctgctgtgctcgagtatctgacagatgGAATCGTCGAActagccggcaacgcggcccgggacaacaagaagacgcgcatcatccccagacacctccagctggcccaaaggctcttttcagagccacccactttatctgtgaaagggctggttcctgtctgaGAGACACATTTGTGTTGCTATGATTCGGGATTTAGCCGCTTGCCTCTGGAGATATTTGTCAGGCATTTTAACAATTCCAGCGTTTCTGCACAAATAAAGCTTTTGTTTAGTCCTAAACTGCTCGCCCCTCCAGTAAAATGATCTGTGCACATTGGTTTCGCTGCTCTAGACCACATTTCTCTGCTGCAGAGATCGCAGCTCTTTGTTTTGCCggtttggtggctcttaaaagagccgttgtgttatttgatgccaaactcagttcggggcagggtgagtttaggcgcgctccccgcggatacggcgggccagctggatgtctttgggcatgatggtgactcgcttggcgtggatggcgcacaggttggtgtcctcaaagagccccaccaggtaagcctcgctggcctcctgcagggccatgacggccgagctctggaagcgcaggtctgtcttgaagtcctgcgcgatctcccgcaccaggtgctggaagggcagtttgcggatgagcagctcggtggatttctggtagcggcggatctcccacAGAGCCACattgccgggtctgtaacggtgaggcttcttcactccgcccatggctggagcgctcttgcgggccgctttggtagccagctgtttgcggggagctttccctccggtcgatttgcgcgctgtctgctttgTTCTGGCTATTGTGGCAGAAGATGTGGAACAAACACACTGTAAATGTTGAGGCTGCTCAGGGACTGTCTATTTAAGACAGTAGAGGGATCGCCCTagtgttgtgattggatgcagccccgtCCATCAGTCAAGTTTGAAACCAGCTCTGGGAAATAAAAGGGCGGCGGGAAATGCTGCGCCCTGATTGGTTGAACTGTAACTGAAATGTAATCGaactcaaaaagcccgccaatttcagatAGCAAAACAAggcaaagatttaaaaaaaaacctaattTGGCGGGAACAATTATGAAATCTGACTCCTTGCAGCTTCATTTATTTCGTCCGAGATCCCACACTGTCTTCCAACTCGGTTTGACTCGGCCCTCACGAATACATTATCACTTGCAGCCGTTTCATTCATGACGCGCTGAATCAACATGGAAAAGATACATACAGTAAAACAACGCGACAGagttgggtatcctggtacatgaatcacaaaatgttagtatgcacggACAACATGAGTTTAGGAAGAGAAATGGAATGATGTCAGTTATTGCAAGGGTAATGGACTATTAAAGTAAGGAAGATTTGCTACAGTTATCCAGGTTATTGGTGAGACTGTATCtgtaatactgtgtacagttttggtctccttcctgaTGAAAGCACAGaaattgcatttgaagcagttcagagaaggttcactcgactgatcgctgggatgaaggggttatcttctggGAAATGGTTGGACCGgttggcctgtatccattggagttaaggagaatgagaagtgatcttattgaaatccaTAAGATTTTGAGAGCACTTggcagggtggatactgagaggatgtttccccttatgagagagactcGAACCAGGAATACAAGGATCCTTGCTAAAAGTGAAAGACACAGGAAGCATCTGTAAAGTGTGTAGATTAAACCAATGAGGATAATCGGAACAATTCGGAACCTAATATGGTAAAATAAAGGGTGATAGGGGATATCATCGATACACTTAGCAAGGGGTGaacagaacattgttggcacacttagaaggagaagatagactatggtcaacacagcaagagaagaagaaggagagaagtctatGTCCAAGCAAGCTCAGAAGCAAGAACCAGTACTGAGTGTTACTGTATACTTACTGTTGTTGCTAAGGATTGactttgtgcatcttagttaagcctaataaactctctgacttgatcacagaacttgactCTGTACCTTGTTGGTCCATCTTGGTCCAGAATctcaaggtgagacgggttggatattctctgtctcacctctgttcaggtaacatctacctgaaacttacagctctttactattcaCATACATTTctttgtattttgtcctcctcaaacttccaaATCATGGTCCTTTGAAAGCAATGTTGTCAATAAAGGTTTCTGTGTCACCGACTGCA harbors:
- the LOC137345244 gene encoding histone H3-like; translation: MNETAASDNVFVRAESNRVGRQCGISDEINEAARTRTKQTARKSTGGKAPRKQLATKAARKSAPAMGGVKKPHRYRPGNVALWEIRRYQKSTELLIRKLPFQHLVREIAQDFKTDLRFQSSAVMALQEASEAYLVGLFEDTNLCAIHAKRVTIMPKDIQLARRIRGERA